Proteins found in one Paenibacillus sp. FSL R10-2782 genomic segment:
- a CDS encoding ParA family protein, with protein sequence MIPVKVVLAVESRDYIEPLLNYVHGSEYARRLRVTAFSQPEAFRQYMMETAGMKKSDVVVGEAAFLSLWTDREASDIPCLVLHEGEQVSEYGQPLLKYQPLSELVGFILETARQRTSGRQIVNSREGGMIIGMVAASGGLGKTTAALNISKQLGNEGYSVFYLNLETVDSSSLFTGSGSSSGAEGEGLSRLLYDLKAMRHDGNPLSVASYCVRRSEIQADTFQPVDNRKELIDMTCDEAVELIRTIAESGQYDVIIVDGESENSDRAQAVLKASHRLIWLLADDLMSMHKCGLWLDVLEATQPEGFEAMLTKTRFVVNRYMGTMTNSLPRDFMELSGALPYIPSWKQMQHRELLLSSPIYQREIRQLCRELLNVETVTQPPAAWA encoded by the coding sequence ATGATTCCGGTAAAAGTAGTGCTGGCTGTAGAAAGCCGGGATTATATTGAGCCACTGCTGAATTATGTACATGGAAGCGAGTACGCCAGGAGGCTGAGGGTAACGGCATTTTCGCAGCCGGAGGCATTTCGCCAATACATGATGGAAACCGCTGGAATGAAAAAGTCGGATGTTGTAGTGGGTGAAGCCGCTTTTTTGAGTCTGTGGACAGATCGGGAGGCTTCTGATATTCCTTGTCTGGTGCTACATGAGGGAGAACAGGTGAGCGAATACGGACAACCTTTATTAAAATATCAGCCCTTGTCTGAACTGGTGGGCTTTATTTTGGAAACGGCGAGACAGCGGACAAGTGGGCGGCAGATCGTAAACAGCCGGGAAGGCGGAATGATTATTGGCATGGTTGCAGCCTCCGGTGGACTGGGCAAGACAACGGCCGCGCTCAATATATCCAAGCAGCTGGGAAATGAGGGGTATTCGGTTTTTTATTTGAATTTGGAAACGGTGGATTCAAGTTCGTTGTTCACGGGTTCCGGCAGTTCTAGTGGAGCAGAAGGAGAGGGGCTGTCCAGACTGCTTTATGATCTCAAGGCGATGAGACATGACGGAAATCCCTTATCTGTCGCTTCGTATTGTGTGCGCCGTTCTGAAATTCAGGCCGACACCTTTCAACCTGTCGATAACCGCAAGGAACTGATAGACATGACCTGTGATGAAGCGGTAGAGCTGATTCGGACGATTGCCGAAAGTGGACAGTATGATGTCATAATCGTAGATGGCGAGTCTGAAAATAGTGATCGGGCTCAAGCTGTGCTTAAAGCCAGTCATAGGCTGATTTGGCTGCTGGCAGACGACTTAATGAGCATGCACAAATGCGGGCTATGGCTGGATGTTCTGGAAGCCACACAGCCGGAAGGATTTGAAGCCATGCTGACCAAAACCCGCTTTGTGGTAAACCGTTATATGGGAACTATGACCAACTCGTTACCTCGGGATTTTATGGAGCTGAGCGGGGCGTTGCCTTACATTCCTTCATGGAAGCAGATGCAGCATCGTGAGCTGCTGCTTAGTTCGCCGATTTATCAGCGGGAAATTCGCCAGCTGTGCCGCGAACTGCTGAATGTGGAGACTGTAACACAGCCGCCCGCCGCTTGGGCTTAA
- a CDS encoding CpaF family protein, producing MNEERFRALRADIRGGLDVTSSVGDAELVRHIENRILHDTELAGLTSREKHALVRKVFNSFRGLDVLQPLIDDPTVTEIMINSHREIFVERAGEVIQAPDQFESRERLEDLIQTIVAGVNRIVNESSPIVDARLKDGSRVNIVLPPVALKGPTMTIRKFPERPMTMDDLIRMGALDAEAAHMLKDLVRSKYNIFISGGTGSGKTTFLNALSQFIPPSERIITIEDSAELQIVTVPNLVSMETRNANTEGKGEITIRDLIRSSLRMRPNRIVVGEVRGSEALDMLQAMNTGHDGSLSTGHANNIRDMVSRLETMVLGGADLPLDVVRQQISSAIDIFVHLSRLRDKSRRVLEISEVTGFENGEVVLNPLYRFQERGESKGRIVGVLERCGEGLQHTLKLQMAGMKPESWSRGEASV from the coding sequence ATGAATGAAGAACGGTTTCGTGCACTACGAGCGGATATTCGTGGAGGTCTGGACGTCACATCCTCAGTAGGGGATGCAGAGTTAGTGCGGCATATTGAAAATCGAATTTTGCATGACACAGAGCTGGCAGGTTTGACCTCCAGAGAAAAGCATGCGCTGGTCCGCAAAGTTTTTAATTCCTTCCGTGGGCTGGATGTGCTCCAGCCATTGATTGATGACCCCACGGTTACGGAAATTATGATTAACAGTCACCGCGAAATTTTTGTGGAGCGGGCGGGCGAGGTGATCCAGGCACCCGATCAATTTGAATCCCGTGAGCGACTGGAGGATTTGATCCAGACGATTGTAGCTGGGGTGAACCGGATTGTGAATGAGTCTTCACCGATTGTCGACGCCAGGTTGAAGGACGGGTCACGTGTAAATATTGTGCTACCGCCAGTCGCTCTCAAGGGGCCGACGATGACGATTCGGAAGTTTCCCGAGCGTCCGATGACGATGGATGATTTGATACGAATGGGGGCACTGGATGCAGAAGCCGCCCATATGCTCAAGGACTTGGTACGCAGCAAGTACAACATTTTTATAAGTGGGGGTACGGGTTCTGGTAAAACCACCTTTCTGAATGCACTATCCCAGTTTATCCCGCCGTCGGAACGGATTATTACGATTGAAGATTCCGCAGAGCTGCAAATTGTAACCGTCCCTAATCTGGTTTCCATGGAAACACGGAATGCCAACACCGAGGGTAAGGGCGAAATCACGATTCGTGATCTGATTCGTTCCTCCCTGCGTATGCGGCCCAATCGCATTGTGGTGGGTGAGGTCAGGGGGAGTGAGGCTTTGGATATGCTGCAAGCAATGAATACAGGACATGATGGGTCGTTATCGACGGGGCACGCGAATAATATCCGTGATATGGTCAGCAGATTGGAAACGATGGTACTGGGAGGGGCTGATCTTCCGCTTGATGTGGTGCGGCAACAGATCAGCTCGGCCATTGATATATTCGTGCATCTGTCACGATTGCGTGACAAATCCAGACGGGTGCTGGAAATTAGCGAGGTAACTGGCTTTGAAAATGGTGAAGTGGTGCTCAATCCGCTCTATCGTTTTCAGGAGCGGGGTGAAAGTAAAGGACGCATCGTCGGAGTGCTGGAGCGTTGCGGTGAAGGTCTGCAACATACGCTGAAGCTGCAAATGGCCGGGATGAAGCCGGAAAGCTGGAGCAGGGGGGAAGCGTCGGTATGA
- a CDS encoding type II secretion system F family protein: MKPGKAAVKPEQVSRQATSLPDYTVYTLSPVQKSLCILFSGVLFAMIGYLFYHQWILSLLCAAGALVTPRYFRQFLLQRRRSALSIQFKQALYSLSSSLSAGRSVENGFREAVEDLRLLSPDGDHDLIFEFNIITAYLEIGQPVETALQDFAHRAQMEDITNFADVFAACKRTGGDLVEVVRRASSVIGEKLEIQQEIGVMIAQKRFESRVMFAAPFLFVLFMTMTAGDYMMPLYSGTGMILSTFCLLVLGGCLVWINHIMKIEV; the protein is encoded by the coding sequence ATGAAGCCAGGAAAAGCGGCTGTGAAGCCGGAGCAAGTATCCCGTCAGGCTACTTCCCTGCCAGACTACACGGTATATACACTGTCACCTGTGCAAAAAAGCCTGTGTATCCTCTTTAGTGGCGTGCTATTCGCGATGATCGGCTATCTTTTTTATCATCAATGGATATTGTCGTTGCTGTGCGCTGCTGGGGCTTTGGTGACGCCTCGTTATTTTCGGCAGTTTTTGCTGCAACGGCGCAGGTCGGCGCTAAGCATTCAATTCAAGCAGGCTTTATATTCGCTCTCGTCTTCCCTTTCCGCGGGAAGGTCGGTGGAGAACGGCTTTCGTGAGGCGGTGGAGGATTTGAGGCTGCTTAGCCCGGATGGAGATCATGATCTGATTTTTGAATTTAACATTATTACAGCCTATCTGGAAATTGGACAACCCGTGGAGACAGCTCTGCAGGATTTTGCTCATCGGGCGCAGATGGAGGATATTACGAATTTTGCGGACGTGTTTGCAGCTTGCAAACGAACCGGGGGTGATCTGGTGGAGGTCGTACGACGGGCTTCAAGTGTTATAGGGGAGAAGCTGGAAATTCAGCAAGAGATCGGTGTGATGATCGCGCAGAAACGTTTTGAATCGAGAGTTATGTTTGCGGCGCCTTTTTTGTTTGTACTGTTTATGACCATGACTGCGGGAGATTACATGATGCCGTTATACAGCGGGACAGGTATGATTTTGTCTACCTTTTGCCTATTGGTGCTTGGTGGATGCCTCGTATGGATTAACCACATTATGAAAATTGAGGTGTAA
- a CDS encoding type II secretion system F family protein — protein MLVCLVMLVLQVGGWVVLNRIYGAKYACFRHMKLEGLRLQRLSVPFVHMIHASRAAQRLPLLMFKLQRSVQKLYGMRNSGEKTMLFLAEMVGYGYMMAAGGALISLMMGGDTTGLVLGLGLGILVPIALVKDLHGKVQKRDQQILMELPELLSKIMLLVGAGETVQRALLHCVERKGADTVHPLYRELRQTVGEWESGYSFQQAFEHLSKRCGIQEMTVFTTTVLLNMRRGGSDFVMALRELSQTLWSKRTSISRTRGEQASSKLVFPMALILLTVIVLVGAPALMMMNM, from the coding sequence ATGTTGGTTTGTCTGGTCATGCTGGTTCTGCAAGTGGGAGGTTGGGTGGTGCTGAACCGGATATATGGTGCTAAGTATGCGTGCTTTCGTCATATGAAACTGGAAGGACTGCGGCTGCAAAGGCTCTCGGTTCCTTTCGTACACATGATCCATGCTTCACGTGCCGCCCAAAGACTGCCTTTGCTGATGTTCAAGCTACAGCGCTCGGTACAAAAGCTGTACGGTATGCGCAACAGTGGGGAAAAAACGATGCTTTTTCTGGCCGAAATGGTGGGTTACGGATACATGATGGCGGCTGGTGGAGCTTTAATATCGCTCATGATGGGCGGGGATACGACCGGGCTAGTGCTCGGATTGGGGCTGGGTATTCTGGTGCCCATCGCGTTGGTCAAGGATTTGCACGGGAAGGTACAGAAGCGGGATCAGCAAATTTTAATGGAGTTACCTGAATTGCTGAGTAAAATCATGCTTTTGGTCGGTGCAGGCGAGACGGTACAGCGGGCATTGCTTCATTGCGTGGAGCGCAAAGGGGCGGATACGGTACATCCGTTGTATCGGGAGCTGCGTCAGACGGTGGGGGAATGGGAAAGTGGCTATTCCTTTCAACAGGCATTTGAGCATTTGAGCAAGCGCTGCGGCATTCAGGAAATGACGGTGTTTACGACAACGGTGTTGCTGAATATGAGACGCGGCGGAAGCGATTTTGTGATGGCTTTACGTGAGTTGTCCCAGACATTATGGAGCAAGCGGACTTCAATTAGCCGCACAAGAGGAGAGCAGGCTTCATCTA